In one window of Pseudobdellovibrionaceae bacterium DNA:
- a CDS encoding ATP-binding protein, protein MVRRLLSPSKNSSFFLFGARGTGKSTFIEQQWLPTLKSGRCLQYDLLDDDVEERLARSPNKLVQDIEACDTLPEWVVIDEVQKVPRLLDVVQSVIVKKKIKFLLSGSSARKLKKEGANLLAGRAFDYRLYPFSFVELADSFNADHTLNFGALPSVFNFSDSKEKSKYLASYVRNYVRLEVQMEQLLRKLDPFRSFLEVAAQMNGKMLNFSKIAKGVGVDTKTVQNYYSILEDTYLGFVLPAYHTSVRKSQLVTPRFYFFDIGVKRTLDNSIHSPVVQGTSFYGETFEHMVVLEFLKLNSYLERGYRLSFFATKEGAEMDLLLSRGRELILIEIKSAARIDETEVKKMLPLMRETKAKAYYLSQDPNIEKIDGVMCMPWMEGIKRILAV, encoded by the coding sequence ATGGTCCGCAGGCTTCTAAGTCCCTCAAAAAACTCGAGTTTTTTTCTCTTCGGCGCAAGGGGGACGGGAAAATCCACCTTTATTGAACAGCAATGGTTGCCCACCTTGAAGTCAGGTCGCTGCCTCCAATATGACCTACTAGACGACGATGTAGAGGAGCGTCTGGCGAGATCTCCAAACAAGCTAGTGCAGGATATTGAGGCTTGTGACACTTTGCCAGAATGGGTCGTTATCGACGAAGTCCAAAAGGTGCCGCGGCTCCTTGATGTGGTTCAATCGGTGATTGTGAAAAAGAAAATTAAGTTTTTGTTGTCAGGATCTAGTGCTCGAAAGCTCAAAAAAGAAGGAGCCAACCTACTTGCCGGACGAGCTTTTGACTATCGCTTGTACCCATTTAGTTTTGTTGAGTTAGCTGACAGCTTTAATGCCGACCACACTTTGAATTTTGGGGCGCTTCCCTCCGTGTTTAACTTTAGTGATTCGAAAGAGAAATCGAAATACCTTGCTAGTTATGTGAGAAACTATGTGCGCCTTGAAGTACAAATGGAGCAATTACTGCGAAAGCTGGATCCCTTTCGGAGTTTCCTTGAAGTCGCCGCGCAAATGAACGGTAAAATGTTGAATTTCTCAAAAATTGCAAAAGGGGTCGGCGTCGACACGAAGACTGTTCAAAACTACTATTCAATACTCGAAGACACTTACCTGGGATTTGTTTTGCCGGCCTACCATACATCCGTGCGAAAAAGCCAACTTGTTACACCGCGCTTTTATTTTTTTGATATCGGAGTAAAAAGAACTCTAGATAATTCGATTCACTCACCTGTGGTCCAAGGTACCTCATTTTACGGTGAAACTTTCGAACACATGGTGGTTTTGGAGTTTTTGAAGCTCAATTCATACCTGGAGCGAGGTTACCGACTTTCCTTTTTTGCGACAAAAGAGGGTGCGGAGATGGACCTGCTTCTGAGCCGAGGGCGTGAACTTATTCTAATTGAGATTAAGTCCGCTGCTCGTATCGATGAAACCGAAGTCAAAAAAATGCTCCCTTTAATGCGCGAAACTAAAGCGAAAGCCTATTATCTATCTCAAGATCCAAATATTGAAAAAATCGATGGCGTCATGTGCATGCCATGGATGGAGGGGATTAAAAGGATCTTAGCTGTTTAG
- a CDS encoding RelA/SpoT domain-containing protein, translated as MNPVRIRFSKSRIDKAGEILKSKKEINKQSLNESFEVLSNWRAYHVASLEASAKILRARAKKISKHGNAIVAQRLKRTPSILLKLKTHKSMRLSAMQDIGGLRVVFDTIAEVYELVELYRFSKTRQTLFSMNDYIERPKDDGYRSVHLVYKMDKSPSLFLEIQVRSHLQHIWATGVEVFGTLQSTSFKSGYGDKKWLELFALLSSVFAIKEGTPVLKKHKSFSKAKLLKQTKELIQKLRAIEQLNIYTEIYTAEELRVTKGRRGNYGLVLLDSIENKTTVTTFAANEIEAAEAAYLELEKKYYKNKDMNVVLVNAGDIKKLEISYPNYFMDTKTLVRNLSLIMVDGFL; from the coding sequence GTGAATCCAGTTCGCATTCGCTTCAGTAAAAGTAGAATTGATAAAGCTGGCGAAATATTGAAAAGTAAAAAAGAGATAAACAAACAAAGTTTAAATGAATCTTTTGAAGTGCTATCTAATTGGCGGGCTTACCATGTCGCCTCATTAGAAGCCTCGGCAAAAATATTGCGTGCAAGGGCAAAAAAAATCAGTAAGCATGGTAATGCTATTGTTGCACAGAGATTAAAACGGACACCCTCAATTTTACTCAAATTAAAAACACATAAGTCGATGAGACTATCTGCCATGCAGGATATAGGTGGTTTAAGAGTAGTCTTCGATACAATAGCTGAAGTTTATGAATTGGTGGAGTTATATAGGTTTTCAAAAACAAGACAGACTTTGTTTTCGATGAATGATTATATAGAGAGGCCCAAGGATGATGGATATAGAAGTGTGCATCTTGTTTACAAAATGGATAAGTCACCAAGCTTGTTTTTAGAAATACAAGTTCGTTCACATCTCCAACATATATGGGCAACAGGGGTAGAAGTATTTGGTACACTACAAAGTACTTCTTTTAAATCGGGGTATGGTGATAAGAAATGGTTGGAGCTTTTCGCTCTGCTTAGCTCTGTTTTTGCCATCAAAGAGGGTACACCTGTGCTTAAAAAACATAAGAGCTTTTCAAAGGCTAAGCTTTTAAAGCAAACAAAAGAACTGATTCAAAAACTTAGGGCTATCGAGCAATTAAATATATACACAGAAATATATACCGCTGAGGAATTGAGAGTCACAAAAGGTCGACGAGGCAATTATGGCTTGGTATTGCTGGATTCAATAGAAAATAAAACTACAGTAACAACCTTCGCAGCAAATGAGATTGAGGCAGCAGAGGCAGCGTATTTAGAGTTAGAGAAGAAATACTATAAGAATAAAGATATGAATGTTGTTCTTGTAAATGCAGGTGATATTAAGAAACTTGAGATTAGTTACCCTAATTACTTCATGGATACCAAAACGTTAGTGAGAAACTTGTCGTTGATTATGGTTGATGGTTTTCTTTAA